The proteins below are encoded in one region of Segatella copri:
- a CDS encoding type B 50S ribosomal protein L31, which produces MKKGIHPENYRPVVFKDMSNGDMFLSQSTCKTNDTVEFEGETYPVVKIEISSTSHPFYTGKSKLVDTAGRVDRFMNRYGKLKK; this is translated from the coding sequence ATGAAAAAAGGTATTCATCCAGAGAATTATCGTCCTGTAGTATTCAAGGATATGTCTAACGGCGATATGTTCCTCTCTCAGTCTACATGCAAGACTAATGACACTGTTGAGTTCGAAGGCGAGACTTATCCAGTTGTTAAGATTGAAATCTCTAGCACATCTCACCCATTCTACACAGGTAAGAGCAAGCTCGTTGATACAGCGGGTCGCGTAGACCGCTTCATGAACCGTTACGGCAAATTGAAGAAGTAA
- a CDS encoding DNA/RNA non-specific endonuclease, protein MKHTKFFIFALVAAMTFSACGTDDTLQFYYPENGGNTGGGSTGGNTSGESTDKNNTNKNVATANMPQVVRNAIGGLEFPKLKNNGTSYAIVHMDNTTGMLNYSTEWDDNMKSQRWSCYTFHTGNTASNVDRWKPGQGERKYPWDTDLKEQWGITDFTEDPTPTTQGFDHGHICPSADRKLNLTQQKQTFFMTNMQPQYANFNERGTWFYMENELRKLAPKIDSDTLFIVKGGTIDPVGSESNLLGWKKNGASSENQKPGYIPIPKYFFVAVLKKEFNKSQKQYTYNAFGYWFPHEDKAFEKGDMLGNYVVNIKTLEDKTGIDFFCNLPDETEKEVENVDAEVIKKLWGFK, encoded by the coding sequence ATGAAGCATACTAAGTTTTTTATCTTCGCGCTCGTTGCTGCGATGACGTTCTCTGCCTGCGGCACAGACGATACCCTACAGTTCTATTATCCTGAAAATGGCGGTAATACGGGTGGTGGAAGCACAGGTGGCAATACCAGTGGTGAATCAACCGATAAGAACAACACAAACAAGAATGTGGCTACTGCCAACATGCCACAAGTGGTAAGAAACGCTATCGGCGGTCTGGAGTTTCCAAAGCTCAAGAATAATGGTACCAGCTATGCCATCGTTCACATGGATAATACAACAGGTATGTTGAACTATTCTACAGAATGGGATGACAACATGAAGAGCCAGAGATGGAGCTGCTACACTTTCCACACAGGAAACACGGCTTCTAACGTTGACAGATGGAAACCTGGTCAGGGCGAGCGCAAGTATCCATGGGATACGGATCTGAAAGAACAATGGGGAATCACAGATTTCACAGAAGACCCTACTCCTACAACTCAAGGCTTTGACCATGGTCATATCTGCCCTTCTGCTGACCGCAAACTCAATCTGACACAGCAGAAACAGACTTTTTTCATGACCAATATGCAGCCTCAATATGCCAATTTCAACGAGCGTGGTACCTGGTTTTACATGGAGAATGAGCTGCGCAAGCTGGCTCCAAAGATTGACTCAGATACCCTCTTCATCGTGAAGGGCGGTACCATTGACCCAGTGGGCAGCGAGAGTAATCTCCTGGGTTGGAAGAAGAATGGTGCTTCTAGCGAAAACCAGAAGCCAGGCTATATCCCAATACCAAAGTATTTCTTTGTAGCTGTACTGAAAAAGGAGTTTAATAAGAGCCAAAAACAGTATACCTATAATGCCTTCGGCTATTGGTTCCCTCACGAGGACAAGGCATTTGAAAAGGGCGATATGCTCGGCAACTATGTCGTAAACATCAAGACGCTGGAAGACAAAACCGGCATCGACTTCTTCTGTAATCTCCCTGATGAAACCGAGAAGGAAGTGGAAAACGTAGATGCAGAAGTCATCAAGAAACTCTGGGGCTTTAAATAA
- a CDS encoding hepatitis A virus cellular receptor 1, producing MKKFTTLLTMAFIALMSISFTSCDDDSDIAYTLDGTWTGNMFVKYGNNKATYSVIRFDQNDGIYSGTGYWIDYYRENYWHGNNYIANHIRWTVRNRNIYITLLDEGSDVVIYDYALGDRKFSGYVDADNGNRAYFELSRDSYNWRDDYDWGYDDGWGYSKQHSGLENTQIVSRGAKDSVEYVKVADDNQKPVRRFVVK from the coding sequence AGCATCTCATTCACCTCATGTGATGATGATTCTGATATCGCATACACCCTCGATGGTACATGGACGGGTAATATGTTTGTAAAATATGGTAATAACAAAGCTACTTACTCTGTAATCCGTTTCGACCAGAATGATGGCATCTATTCCGGTACAGGCTATTGGATCGATTATTATCGAGAAAATTACTGGCATGGCAACAATTATATCGCAAACCATATTCGTTGGACGGTACGCAACAGAAACATCTATATCACTCTTCTCGATGAGGGTAGCGATGTTGTGATTTACGATTATGCTCTGGGCGACCGCAAGTTCTCTGGATATGTAGATGCTGATAACGGAAATCGTGCTTATTTCGAGCTTAGTCGCGATTCTTACAACTGGCGCGATGATTATGACTGGGGTTACGATGATGGCTGGGGCTACAGCAAGCAGCATTCGGGCTTAGAGAACACTCAGATTGTTTCTCGCGGAGCTAAGGATTCTGTAGAGTATGTTAAGGTGGCAGATGATAATCAGAAGCCTGTTCGCCGCTTTGTAGTGAAGTAA